The sequence ACCATCGGGAAGCCGAGCATCAGTGCCGCCGCCGCAAGAGCGCTCAGCGACAGACCAATGGGTATCAGTCTGGCCCGGCCGAAGCGATCCGCCGCCCGACCGATCAGCGGCCCGAACAGGAGGCCGGGCACGCCATAACCGAGGAGCGCGAGGCCAATTCCGATGGGCCCGACGCCGTATCGTTGCTCGAAGTACACGCCAAGCCAGGTGAAGACGCCGGAATGGAATATCGAGTTGACGAGGACAAAACCATAGGTGCGCTGCCCACGCGGCGTGCCGAGTAGATCCTTGTAGCCGCGGACCAGATCCCGGAGCGTACCGGTCACCGATTGAGCCGTGGCGGCAATGACGGATCGATAGGGCAGAAGGACAAGCAGAAGCACCGCGCCGACAGCCCCGACCACGACGAACAAGCCTTGCCAGCCGACGAACGGCACAATCATCGCGCCCAGTGGCGAACCGAAGGCCATGCCGCCAGCCATCGCGCCGAACAGCCAACCGAGCGGTCGGCCCCGCTGTTCGTAGGGATACAGCCGTCCTACCAGTGCTAACGCAAGCGGAACGACGCCGCTCGCGCCGATTCCAGTCACGGTCCGCCACAGTGTGAGCTGCTCAATGGACTGCGCGGTTGCCGTCAGCATGGTGAGCGCCGAGAAAGCCATCAAGGACACGAACATCACGCGATGGATACCGAGCCGATCCGCCAGAATGCCGTACGCGAGGGTCGCGATCCCATAGGGGATCAGGTAGGCTGGCACGATGAGACCGACGGTTTGGACCGAGGTTCCGAAGGCGTTCGACAGGACGGGTATGATCGGCGCCACCATGTAGGCCTGAAAGAAGATGATGAAGGTCGCCGCGGCGAGCATCCGCAGGAGGCGCTCGCGCCGCCGACCGTCGATCGCGCCCAGCGCCATTCGCTGCACTCTCACAAGATCATCCTGTGCCATGTCACGCCGCCTGCGATGTTGTGCGAGCAATCGGACGCCCGACACTCCGGATCGCATCAAAAAAGAGCCGCGGCGTTCCCCATAGCGAGTTGATGAAAATCGCAGTGACGCTGACGGCCATCGCCACCATCGCCCACACCGGATGGATCAGGCCGGTGGCGGCGAGCGGAATGCCGAGGCCGTTGAAGAGAAAGGCGAGGGCGACGTTCTGAACCATCTTGCTGTAGCTCCGGCGGCTGATATCGCGGGCGACCGGAAGCGCATCGAGACGATTGGACAGGATGATGATGTCCGCTGACTCGATCGCTATATCGGTGCCGCTACCCATGGCGATGCCGATATCAGCTTGCATGAGAGCGGGGGCGTCGTTGATGCCATCGCCTACCATCGCGACCCGGGCGTTGATCTGAAGCTCTCGAACGATTCTGGCCTTGTCCTGTGGCAAGACTCCCGCGTGAATCTCGTCGATGCCAACGTCCCGGCCGACCCGCTGTGCCGCGCGCTCGTTGTCACCGGTGACGAGGATCGTCCTGAGACCTGCTTTGCGCAGCGCGGCGACGGCCGAGACGGCGTCCGGTCGGAGTGCATCGCCCAAGGCGACAATGCCCAGCGCGCGTCCATCCCGAGCGACGGCGATCACGGTGCGTCCCGCGGCCTCCAGGTTTTCGATGGCCTCACGAAGAGGCGTGAGGTCAATATCGAGGTCGGCGAGGAAGCGCGGACTGCCGACGAAGACCTCGCGGGCGTCGATGCATGCAATGATACCCCTTCCGGGGAACGCCTCGAATGATTCAACGTCGCGAGGCGTTGCGCCGTAATCGAAAGCCGCCTTGATCACCGCCCGTGCCAGCGGATGCTCCGAGGATGCCTCGGCGGCGGCGGCAATGGCGAGAAGTTCCTGCTCACTTACATCCACCGCTCTGATCTCGCGCACCGTTGGACGGCCTTCGGTGAGCGTACCCGTTTTGTCGAGGATGATTTGCGTCACCGTTCGGAAGCCCTGGAAGGCCTCGCCAGTCCGCATCAGAATGCCGCGCTCGGCAGCCTGACCAGCACCGCGTACGATGGAGAGCGGCGCTGAGATGCCGATGGCGCAGGGGTAACCCATCACCAGGACACTCAGACCAGCAAACACCGCACGTTCTACGTCCACAGAACCCGTGCCGAGCCAGGAGCCGATGAGCCAGCCAATGAAGGCAAGGGCGGCGATCAAAAGAACGGTCGGCGTGTAGACCCGCAGCACGCGATCAACGAGATGAAGAAGACCGGGCTTCAGTGCGCGTGCGTCCTCAACGTGACGGATCACTTGATGCAGGAAGCTGCCTTCTCCGATCGCCGTGATCCGCAGCAGGAGGGTGCCCGTGCTGTTGATCGAGCCGCCGATGACGGAATCGCCTGCGGTCTTCTCGATCGGGACGGCCTCGCCGGTCACCAATGATTGGTCAACGCCGGAATGACCGTCGACCACCGTACCATCTGCGGGGATGCGCTCGCCGGGGCGAATCCGCACAAGATCGCCGATCCTCACCTCATCAATCGGCAGTTCCAGTTCCTCGGTGCCGCGCACGACGCGCGCGGTCTCAGGTTGCAGGTCCAGCAGGCGCTTCACCGCCTGGGAACTTCGCGTCTTCACGATGAGTGAAAGCCACTCTGAGAAAATATGATAGGTGCCGACCATCACCGA is a genomic window of Alphaproteobacteria bacterium containing:
- a CDS encoding MFS transporter, yielding MALGAIDGRRRERLLRMLAAATFIIFFQAYMVAPIIPVLSNAFGTSVQTVGLIVPAYLIPYGIATLAYGILADRLGIHRVMFVSLMAFSALTMLTATAQSIEQLTLWRTVTGIGASGVVPLALALVGRLYPYEQRGRPLGWLFGAMAGGMAFGSPLGAMIVPFVGWQGLFVVVGAVGAVLLLVLLPYRSVIAATAQSVTGTLRDLVRGYKDLLGTPRGQRTYGFVLVNSIFHSGVFTWLGVYFEQRYGVGPIGIGLALLGYGVPGLLFGPLIGRAADRFGRARLIPIGLSLSALAAAALMLGFPMVLAPIVAMVLSLGYDMTQPLFAGIVTSLGGKRAGQAMGLNVFMLFIGFGLGSLIFGELLRYSFAAALGVFAVVEMTLALLSLALFRSEVPSARPTISIQG
- a CDS encoding cation-translocating P-type ATPase, translating into MALSTATASPFALWTEEPSTRPNRRKIRARIGGLHCSLCTGTIEKALGRMPGVDKVAVSLTHEQALVEYDPTIARPEHLLQTLRDIGYTISDPRKLRAFEEEEHDLVREARRFVLAVVLSVAAIPIIADPAVGWIGFLPAMVCLSLGGFVFLVLRSSGLWTAIGAALGLTVMALSLLYLNLQGYLTDAAPWLAGALALMLVFGVGRHILYMAIQALRRGILNQHVLLEIGAFAGIAGGVIGLVLDRPGYPTAAFFAVSVMVGTYHIFSEWLSLIVKTRSSQAVKRLLDLQPETARVVRGTEELELPIDEVRIGDLVRIRPGERIPADGTVVDGHSGVDQSLVTGEAVPIEKTAGDSVIGGSINSTGTLLLRITAIGEGSFLHQVIRHVEDARALKPGLLHLVDRVLRVYTPTVLLIAALAFIGWLIGSWLGTGSVDVERAVFAGLSVLVMGYPCAIGISAPLSIVRGAGQAAERGILMRTGEAFQGFRTVTQIILDKTGTLTEGRPTVREIRAVDVSEQELLAIAAAAEASSEHPLARAVIKAAFDYGATPRDVESFEAFPGRGIIACIDAREVFVGSPRFLADLDIDLTPLREAIENLEAAGRTVIAVARDGRALGIVALGDALRPDAVSAVAALRKAGLRTILVTGDNERAAQRVGRDVGIDEIHAGVLPQDKARIVRELQINARVAMVGDGINDAPALMQADIGIAMGSGTDIAIESADIIILSNRLDALPVARDISRRSYSKMVQNVALAFLFNGLGIPLAATGLIHPVWAMVAMAVSVTAIFINSLWGTPRLFFDAIRSVGRPIARTTSQAA